The Bombus pascuorum chromosome 4, iyBomPasc1.1, whole genome shotgun sequence genomic interval AAACCTTCGTCTTTTGCTTTACAGTTTCCGTTCGTGTTCGCTAAAGTATTTGTTCTTCGAGAAGAAGAATTCGAGTTAAACGCGATCGACAAAATTCTCGCAAGAATTGGTTTTTATCAACATTATAAGTATTATGACATCGTTTATCGAAATAAGTAACAAATGTTCTTTGTCAACTCGTCCGTGAACACAATAAATGATTCTATAGGTTTCACCAGCGTACCATAAACATGGTCGTCCCCCTGAACGTATCAGTGTTTGCTGAAAAGCAATTACGTAtgtgtatgtacgtatgtacatcGATCGCAACAATGTTTGTTTTGTTCCTCGCGTTTCCTTTAATGGTGAGCTGAAAAATGTGCGATGGAATTCAAGTATATGGCGAAGGTTATTTTCAGGCTTCTTCGTATGGAGTGGAGTCGCGTCAACGTAACAGcgagaaaggaaatttctCGAATGTCAACGGATGCTTGTTATCTGTgtgttcgatgaaaaattgttacCTATCATTTCGCGAGGTTCGTGGTCGATCGATCGCATTAACCAATATCTGCTGTTGTTGTTTCAGCGTTGTTATGGCCTTACAAGACCATCTTTGCGTTCGAGCCAGAAAATCAACTCGCTCGAAGGAACGGTTggcaacagcagcaacaacagcagcaacaacaacaacaacaacaacaacaacttCGTCAAGCTGGCAATTCGGATATTCGAGAGAGAAGTTTCGTTTGCGTGGACTGCGGCAAGGCGTACGCGGTTCACAGGTCGCTCTGGAGACACCTAAAATTCGAATGCGTCAATGCCAAGCCGAAATTGGCGTGCGATGCCTGCCCCTATAAAAGTCCTCACAAGTGGTGTATAGAGAATCACAAAAGGAAACATCACAGCAACGTTTTCAATTGATAGTTTGTACGTTCGTCTGTCTACGAAGATCGATGCACGAATTGAACGACATAGCCGATGCTTGCTCGttacgaagaatatttttaagaaaattcttaTCGCCTCGACCGCACGAATGTAACCAACTCTGACAGTTTATCTCTTCGAGTTATGGATTTTTCATCCTATtacacgaaataaattttattccatgtTAGACGTCGACAACGACGTTCGATTTGTGCGTGATTACACGTTAAGACCGCTAATGTTTCAAGGTAGCCTGAATACCTGCGATAAGCCACTGTGTATCGTAGTATTTACAAACAtagttcttctttttttattttttacacgcgtaaatatttatgtacagaaatatttctatacgtAAGAAAGCAACTTGTACGtactgtttttcaatttttctcgaCTCTACGGGTAGATCAAGCACGAATGATCGCGATAGATGCAACGAAACATCTACTCGTGCTGTAACAAGTACTACGTATAATGGTATTCTAATTAAGTCGAAGCTTTCCGGTGGGTGGTCTCGAGTTTGCACGTGACAACGAGGCGATAGCAGGCGGCCTAGGCAAGATAACAACGATCGAGTAACAATGCGAAAGACGAGGGACAGCGTGGGATAATCCTTGAGTTTGATAATTGGTTGCACATAGTGACATACACTTGTCGTTTCGTAACAGTGATTGATTTATCCGAATTTTGCAATCACGCCTGCGTTCGAGCGACGGCTAACttgatttttgtaataaaccGATTCCGCAGAAATGCGTTCTATGTTGACGATTTCTAACCTCCGGTTTCCTAACTATGCCCACAGATTCATTCTGCCGATCGAATCGAGTCATTCGCGAAGAATAATTTGCGCGACGATCGATGCAACGAAGCCCGTTACCGTTACCATTACCGTGACGAATCGCGGATTACCATCTTTCAGATTTGATAGGGGACGCGATTCGATCGAAGAAGCCGgccctctttctttcctccgTACGTCTCCGTAACTCGGCTATTACTAACTTGGTCCCTCTGCTTTCAGCCTACCGGAAGATGTACATGGGCGACCAGGTTCTCGGCTATACGTGCACAATGTGCAGCAAGTTCTACAAGATGTGGAGCAACTATTTGAAGCACAAGTGCGAACCACCTCAGTTCAAGTGTCCCTTGTGTCCATTCGCTGCGTTCAAGGCCTTCATTCTACACGCCCATCAGGCCGAACAACACTTCAAGGTCACGTCACCGAACACCTGAACCTTCCGCTTCGAGCGTTTTCCGATCCGCGTCTCCCCGACGCGGTATCCGATTGCCTTAATTCGCGTCGAAGCTTCCTCGTGCCTGCCTGCTCCTCTAGCGGAAACGGTTTTCGAATCGACGACGAAACAACCGGTGTATAGCGGAACGCGCATACTTTGATTCTTACTGTTTGTTCTCGCTTCACATCACCGATTCGTATCAGAGTCACGTCCGTAATTTGCTTTTCGAGTCTTCCGCGCTTTCCACATCTTTCGCGCGCTTTCCCGACTACCAACCTCGATCTCGACGAATCCGTTTTCTTCGGACCTCTCGAACAACGCTACGTATATAATCACCTATAATCATTTCTTCGCGTTGCAAATTACAATCtacgattaatcgatcgaaATCGATCGGCGGCAAGAAGTAAATAGCGGACGTGGTTACGATTCGATCAGCGCACGCACTTCGTTTTCAATAAAGAAGAATACGGACTATCTTATCGGGAATGCTAGGAACGTCGGGCAGATGTTTACGTTTGATCCTAATTCAAAGATTGCATGCGTTCGTCGGCCGATCGTAATCGCCgttcattttattctttcttcgaaAAGTGATGAAAAATGCAGTTTTGCGTGGTGTTTCCAGTTGTACGGAAATCGTCCCGTTGTTCGACCTTACATACTAAACCTTATCGAGAGGATTAAATCTTCTTCGTGTACATCGCTAGTCTCGACTGTGTTCCAAATACGAAAAACCTTATTTTCCATCTAATGTTGCTTCgatcgttatatataatatttacatcgtTTGACTCGTTCCTCCAATACGTATTTTTTCTCGGAAACGGCAGAAGCCACATTCCGAGGGCAAccaaacacacacacacacacacactgtAATTTTCGCCAGCTGTTCGTTATGCAAACGCGTGACTGATTTTACACCGCTTAGacttaagaaaaattaaaattatataattaaggATAAAAAGCATCGGCTCGAACTGCGTTGCTCCGCGTCGAGCACTGGATCGCACGAATGACGCCGTCGTCGCCAACTTGACACCTAATCCCCGCTACTCGTAAATGCATGTATTTTCGTAATaccaaaaataaagaaacagaagagtATCGTAAACGATCGAAGAAACTGTATTTTTTAGGCAACCGACGCGACGACGAGAGCTTTTCTCCTCGTATCgacctttctcttttcttttttttctttctttctctctcactctctctttctcttttcttttagcCCCTTTTTCCACGACGGTCATATTAAGGGAACAGATTACGAATAGAGAGACTGGAGAGATCGTTTAACGACAGAAGCAAAGGACGACACGATTTCTGCCAGGATccgtaataacgagtaattCGTTTTACGTGTTTCAGCTATCGTCTATCCTTGTGGTTCCTGCGGCAAGGCGTTCAAGTGGAAGAAAAGCTTGGTGCGCCACGAGCGAGAGGAGTGTGGGAAGAAGCCTTACTGCTGTCCTCACTGTCCTCGCGTGATGAATCTTAGGAACAGTCTTGTTCGTCATTTGCAAGCAAAGCACGGGCAAGATTGTCGCGTTAAAAGGCGACGAGTGCACCGATCGAGTCTTCTGAGGGCTCAGGGTCGAAAGTTACATTGACACCGCGCCGGATGACGAGGTTGTTCGATTACCGAGATAATTTATCCCGTACGGTGTTGATGGATCAATGTTTTTGACCAAACAACAGTCTCACTTCCGAGTTCTCGTTGATCGGAGCGAACTTTGCTTTTCGATGATCTGCAAATATTTCTCCACGAGTAAGTGCGCGACGGAGCGTACATTCATTCGTAACGATCGTTATTTATTACTCGTTCAACGTATAGAATATGTATGTTCCTTGATAAATGTAacatctatatatatgtaatgatGATAAAAACGTTATGTtatctatgtatgtatacattaaGTGCCGATTCGTGAGATGTAGGAGAACATATCGGAATCGTACTGTTGTAAACTTGGTTGTTGTTGGGAACGATATCGtcgaaattaacaaaaaagttCGAATCGAACCGAAAGAAGAAAGtgcacgaaaacgaaacggcTCGACGAAAGAGGAAGCTAAAGcgaagggagaaagaaaggaagtaGTACGCTTTGCTGATGCTTTTGTGGAGCGACAGCTTATTCGTGAAAAGCGGCATTGAATGAAACGTGTTATACTCAAAGATAtctctcttccttcctttcagGTTTCCACACGTGCTGCGAATGCAAGAAAACGTACAGGTCGAGAATGGCTCTAAATCGGCACGTCCGAGAGGAATGTGGCAGAGTTTTGTACACGTGTCCCTTTTGCCACAGCATCATGCCTATGAAGTTCAATCTGGTCAACCATCTGAAGAAGGAACACGGCTGTGTGACTAAAATTTGAAGCGACCTAATCTCCGAATGGTCTGGATCGTCCCTCgagaataaacattttttcttccatACTGTATCTTCTTTCGTCTACAACGACAAAGCTACAACGAACTGAATGAACGTCATTCGCGATGATCGCTACTCGGTCGGATCAGCACAGCAATCGTAATGCATATACGATGTCATATATATGAAAAGTGTTACACGTTCGTCGAGCGCCACGACAgttttatcgatcgaatcaCTAAATCCGACAACAAGAAAGAAGCGTGACATGGGTTCGACTCACTCGTTTCAACTAAAACGTTTCCGCTCAAAATATAACGTAGTTAACGTATATATtgtgttggcaactaagtgattgctgATTTTATTACTacgtggtattgacaaaattcgcaatcaattagttgccaatccaatactTGTATCGCGCAGACATACGTTTCGTGGTAAAGAGCAGTCAATAAAGTGTCATCGAAACAACCACTCGTTTCTCGTTTGATCTCGCCGACGAGGTGCGATACAATTAATGtgaaattatcgaaatgtGCGTGGGACCTGAACCGAATTATACGTAACCGAATTACACTACGCTTTCCTCTTTGCCGCGGCTCCATCATGGTCATTATCTTTCATCGATATAGGGTTGATCCGGTCAAAGATGCCGTCAATTGTTAGACAGATGCACGCACACAACACATACGCGCGCGATAATGCTCTCTTCGATCCATCGATGAACGAAAGGACAGTCGTAAATGTACTTGTTGATAACGATTACGTTAATGGTCCAAGCGTTTGCCGAAAACAACGATCGGTCAACTGGTTCTTCGACTTGGACTAACCGAAGTTtgtgatttctttcttttttcttgcaGATTATCTAAGTCTAACCGAGAATCGATAGCACGCGTGCAAGAATTTTGGGTACGTGTACATATGCATAGGTGCATATGCAGTGTCTCTATCGTCCAAATTACTAGTGTGTAGTTTGTCGGAACATGTGCAAAAGACACGATCGAAACGGAAAGTTGTTCGAGAGATGAGATCGCGATCGGACGCGCGAGTTCAGCAAATACAAATGTATTCGATCACTGAAACTGCTAGATGTGAAACCGCGCAGCTACTGCAACGCGACTGGACACTTTCGCTGATTCAAAGAAACGTTGCCAATTTAATTCGACACTATTGTACCCATAAACTTCGTCATCAGATTGGATATTCGTGTTCCTGGTAATCGTTCCTCTGTAAGAGGTAATCTTTTTCACGTGCATATCTCTCGTTGTAcgtctttccctttttcttgacaagagagagagagagagagagaaagggagatcatttgtaatataatgtaaatttttctcGATAGCATGCACACACatctttgtaaataaatagcaGAAATTAGCTGCCGAGCGAAGACGAAAAGAGAATTTTTGAATCGATCGATTAGAGGCAAATACAAATTGCCGGTACACGTTCGAGCAAGAGGCTGACATATCGTTCGAAGGATTGCGACGTTGGACACGATAACGTCGTTGTTTATAACGGAAAGACGATCGGTGTTTTGTAACGAACTCGCTCGAATCTCTTGGCTCTTGGCTCTAATTCTGCCTGCATCGAGCCACTCTGCACACGAAACACACCTAATAGAACGTAATCGCAATCGCGCGAGTGGTTTGGTTTCTGTAAAGGAACGATCAACCTCAGCACCAGCCGCGAGATTTTAGAGCACGTCCATGCGCATTTTGCAGTGAAATCTGTTCAAGCGTATCACTGACGAAACAAACGCGTTTCTTTTTCAGAATGGAACACCTGTTTGGCCTGCTCGAAATCGTACAAATGGAGGAAGTCCTTGCATCGGCACGTACGAGAGAGCCCGGAATGTTGGCCCGTTCTCCTAACATCTGGAAACGGCGAATTCATCCGACAGATTCACTACAAAATGCTTTACAATGTTAACAATTGATCCGCCTCGTATCCCATGTCGATATTTGCGACAGTTGTAAAATGATTAAATGGATGCAGCCGCGCGCACCGTTCCTGCGTGGTTCTTTCTCTTGTTATTTCGGATatctttttatagaaataaatgttGCATTATATTCTGATACAAAAGGCTACTGCGTTACgataatatcgatattaaGCTCTCTTTACGGACGAACAACAAGTATGCTGTGCCGTGTAGTGGCAGTTGTCAAGATgattttccattcttttttcaGATTACTTCTCACGGGGATGTCTCGCTCTTTCgtatctcttttcttttgattATTTATGTGGATTGGAGCCAACCAATTTATTTAGCTTATCGTAGTAGGTGTgacatttaatattctttttcgcGTTGAACGCGTCTCACATTCTTTTAACCTTTATCTctaatctttatttttctgttttagcTGTCTCGTTATTCGCAAATTTACTCGATCACCTCCCGTAAAAAATCGAAAGTCGCGAaagtgtttttctttctttaaatctAAATGTCACCTTTCTTTCACAGCGGATATATAATCTGGCTGACGCAATGGTTTTTCACAGATTTCTGGCTACACTGTTCGACTAGGACAACGAATAAGCCACGAAGGAAGTACCCTTGTGGAAAGTGCCAGAAGGTCTATTCAAACGCCTCTTCTCTGTACCGGCACTTGAAACTTGAATGCGGCATGCTTCCACAATTCCACTGTCCCTACTGTCGCTTCAGCTCAAAGCGGAAATTCAATTTGGACTCTCACGTGGCACACAAGCATAGGAAATTGCTCAACAgctatgtaaataaataagttagaATCGCGTGGTGTCTATTTTCTCTGACCAGGATATATCACGAAAAACGCGTCAATACTTTGgtagaagataaaaagaattctCGCACGTACAAAAATGTTATACGACCGATACgagtgaaaaatattcgtatcgTTTCCTGACTATAATCGTCCCTtataattctaatattataagaataaaGCGCATGGATAATTACGTGTGCGTTCTTTACAAACtgtctaattatttattttgtatattcgtTTTCCTTGCTATTGGTTTTGTACCACGTGTGACAATACCGTAGCGTTTAAAGAAATTGCTAATCGTTCGTTTGATTTTACAGGTAAATAGCATCGATAAGATTTTTACATTTGGAACAACGATAAGTATCGTTCCTTCTGAGATATATTCATTGAACAGGGATTTATCACAGCTGTCGTTAAACTTGTCGATGCATGTTTTTGTTTCAGGAAATCGCGTAGCACATTTTGTGTAAACGTCGCTTAGCGGTTGTAACGTCACCGAATCGTCCCAGTGGTCGAAAAAAGGTTACTTTCCATGTGTAGACTACGTAAATGTGTAGCGATTGCTTgcatttcaaaattaaaacgaCTCGCCTGTCTTTATCTTCTCTCCCAAGAGTACTCGTACGTGTTTCAAAAGGAGATACacgtacatatacgtatacaatGTATAAACTCATTGATTACAACaaagtacatatttcatattgtacATTATAATAGATATAGTTtccaatatatatgtacgaaAGCAGATTATTTTACGATGAGCGAAGCATTctgtttgattattttattgtggagggttggaaattGGCATCTTTTCATCAATGAACGAGGTTGAGCAAGAGATGGAGAGACACGATCGAACGCAGATCGTTACGATCAAGTAACGATCCGTATTAAGTAAATATCGAGCAAACATAAGCTCACCGTCATCCTATTTAGATTATTTGCTACGTAATTGTGCGAGCAAACCTGTCTCTCcgtcttttttctctccctcgAAAACCTCACGCCTATTCACGTAAACACGACAAAATTTTACCACTGGGCGCACTTATTTCTCGGGGCTATTGGCTGATACGTTATGTGTTGGGTTGGTTACGGGTTTAATCTCACTGATCTCTCTTGCCGCATAACTATTCGTGCATCGAACGAGAAGAAACTCGGCATCCTTGACATCCATTTTACCACACTATCCTTCTCGTCACCTACGACCGTCCGTCATaatttgcgtttttgtttctcgttgattttcttttaatttagtcGAATAACCTTTTACCACGATCTCGCGTCTCGCTTGGCGTCGGGACCTGTTGCAGGAATGGTTGCATTGCTGTCGTTATTACGATCGGATTGcaagcagcagcagcagcaccAGCACCAGCAGCAACAACCACAGCAACAGCAAACCAGTAAGAGAGGTCGCCCTTCGACGTCGACCACTGCAACCACGACGAGAGGCGGTGTAGTTTTGGCGAGCAGACGCGCCAGCAACACTTGGGACAGTAACAGCTACGATAGCGGAAACGACAATGGTGGTGGTACGCGTACGTCTACCCGTGAGGTGGTATTTCCCGACTCGTTCGAGGTATTGCCGCAGCCTTGTGATCTTAGTGTTGTATATATGGGCGTTCCGCACGAGCAACAACGAAAGTTTCGGTGCCAATTTTGCGGAAAGGGTTATAGATGGAAAAGCACGATGCGTCGTCATGAAATGGTCGAATGCGGAGGCAAGCCGCCGGCATTTCAGTGCCCTATGTGCCCTTACAAGGCCAGGCAACGTGGCAATTTGACGGTACACTACAAGCGTCACCATCAAAAAATCGAGTACGACGAAAGCGCCTAGAATCTAAATCGAAGTTACGAATTTTGTTTTGGATTTACACGATCGTCCTAGAAATCGGAACACGTACACGTGCACTTTTCTGCTTCTCTTGTTTCGATTCGACCTACCTTCCTTCTCGTACCTTATCGGGTTAATTTTGCACaatttcccttttttccttcgttttgtTTCTCATCTAGAGTTAATTGCATTCAGGCGTTGTAAATAGCAGACGACGAAATAGTAAAAGgaatcgttcgattttctttttctcgggTTTGTTACCTCAATACAaggatttattatattttgattctATACCTGtacataatttcaatttatgtatcgttatttaaagtttctttttacttttatcctGTAAAAATCGTTTCTTAGAATTAGTTGATTGAACGACAATCAATTgtccttttcgtttctttcttcttctttttcttttttttctttttttttcgtttccctGCATTTTTCATTGCCAAACGAAGGTCGAACTGGCATTTACTTTATCGTTTAAATCTCctttcaatttgtttattatatgtatatcgagtACTTACGAGGATCGTACTACGATCGGCGCAAACTTTAATACATTATCTACGAAATGTaaaggaataatttattctaaaaagGTACGATTACTCGTGGCACTTTCGGCCTTTACGATATCGTAGAGTGAAAATAACATTGTCAAACGACATTTATCTCGCACGCAAAACATTAGGATAGCCGCTTTCTCTCATCGACTGATCAACGTCGAAATAACATTGACGATCGTGTTACcacttttgaaatttgttatctTAGAGTCGTGTACGTACATTTTCTTGTACtttcatatatatactttaGACATTTTTGTGTTTAGATACTAAGTTAAATACTTTCATGTTAAAACGTTACAAGGTACGTAAGGTAAATGGAACTGAAGAAATAGTAcacatgaaattatatatcatttcgATGTAATAGGGTTAAGCGATGATAGTGCCTTCGacaaaactaaaaaaagaaaatatatatatatatatatatatatgtatacacgtacatatataaGCGCATGTGCGCTCGATATGTATAAAAGTAATCTTAGGCGTAAAGCGATCGTGTATTTATCGCGAGCATTTATCTCCGGAAAATCGGTTACCTGAAAACACTTAGATTTACGATAGACGATAATAAAAGTACCAAATCTTTCGACTTTGCCCTTCGTTCGAATACAACGCGCGATAGCTTTGATACCTTTGTGCAATGTATACTTTGACTATAGCGCGTGCAAcaaacgaaatgaaatctaGTGGCAAAGTGAAAGATATAGATGACGATGAGTCGTAGGAATCATAACGTCGtaccatatattttttttctttttttttcttttcagatCGCTACGAATCTCTGTGAATCGTAATCGCATTTAGAATGTCTGGTTTGACAAGCAATCGTAATCGCTCAGTATCAGCGAAATActtaataacaatataataacgATGCTATAATCGTTATGATTAACGAACGTCCAATTTGATACTGCGTAAACTCGTTAGGATTAAACACGTTACGAAGAATCGCAGACGGGACAATCGACATTATAATCTTTAggaattattatactttttagACGAATTTACCAATGCGGAGAAACTTGCTCCTCTTAATCTTAATTCAGCGGAAGGATCGACTAAATTTGCTCAAGCGAACAAAAGGGTCGATCTCTGCGCTATTCTTTCTACGAATTACCCACACGGTTTGTGACTTTTATTTAGGCGGAAAAACGCTTTCATCGGAAGATGTAAACTACTCGAACATTCCTCACTCGAACAttccttcgttttatcgaGATCGACTCGTTTGTCCTTCTACGTACAAGTATATATTCCTAGCCTTATAAGTAGTAACGTTTTcccatttttatataaacattcgTACATGCGTATAGTAGAAAGAGGCAGAGGTGGAgaacatatacatacatctgCAAAGAAtgggaaaagaaaaggattCGTTGGGAGAACTTTTCTAAACGAAGTCCAGTATTTTTGATATCAGTATTTACGGATGCTCGCATCGACCTGCTTGGCGAATTAACCTAGGATATACTCGTTCTACCCGATTTCCCCCTGTACTTTCCGTTGTTAAGTTCGGGGCGACTTTGCGTTTGGCGTGCTTTATACGGGGACCAATCGACCAACCAACCGCGAATAATTCCACAATGTATCCGACTTTTATAACCGCTGGACATTTCAAGGAGACGGGTACCTTCCGTATGTTACTCGTGTCTTTGATGTTCCTTGTTTCAGTTCTGTTATAGATGAATAATGCATTAACGAGGAAAGAATGCAAGTCGTCTCTCTCGAATACTCGTTCCGATATTTAGCACTTTAAACTCTCTTTTTGGAAAGATTTATCTGTCGGATTACGAATATCTATTACGATTATCTgcagttaattttattattaacattattattattattattattattattatta includes:
- the LOC132906368 gene encoding longitudinals lacking protein, isoforms F/I/K/T-like, giving the protein MVALLSLLRSDCKQQQQHQHQQQQPQQQQTSKRGRPSTSTTATTTRGGVVLASRRASNTWDSNSYDSGNDNGGGTRTSTREVVFPDSFEVLPQPCDLSVVYMGVPHEQQRKFRCQFCGKGYRWKSTMRRHEMVECGGKPPAFQCPMCPYKARQRGNLTVHYKRHHQKIEYDESA